The genomic window CTTTAGATAATGACAGAGAAATTTTTACTCGTTTAGAAGAAAAAACAGCTTACCTAGAAGCAGGAATTGACAGGGTTTTAAAAGCGAATAATGTTACTTTTACAATTAATAGAGTTGGTTCTATGATATCTGTTCATTTTGACGCAAATCCGGTTACCGATTTTCAAACGGCTGCAAAAGGAGATAATGAAACCTTTAAAAAATTCTTCCACGGATTATTGCAGGAAGGTATTTACATTGCGCCATCTGCTTATGAAACTTGGTTTATTACAGATGCGTTAACTTATGAAGATTTAGATTTTACAATTAATGCTATTGATAAAGTTTCGAAAACATTCTAATTTATCGAATAATTAATAATTAAGGCTCTCTTTACTAAAAGATGAGCCTTTTTTTATGCAGGAATTTTATTAGTTAATAAAAAGTTAATGTATGTGTGATTTGTTGTGATATTGTAAGTAAAAATTATTTTTGTTTGTCAATTAACCACTAAACCAACATTAAATGAAGAAATTTTTCATTTTATCTGCAATAGCTTTGCTATCGCTATTTCCTTCCAAATCATTTGCACAAAGTAAAAAGAAAAAAGATTCAAAAGAGGTTCCGGCAGCACCTCCAGAAAAGAAACCAGAATCTTCGATTAAAGATTACAATAAGGTAATTACAAAAGATGCCGTTTCAGATGAAGGGCTATTTACAGTCCATAAAGTCGATAAAAAATACTACTTCGAAATTCCGAATAAATATTTAAACAAAGACATGCTTTTAGTAAGCAGACTTGCAAAATTACCTTCCAATTTAGGAGGAGGTTATGTAAACGCAGGTTCCGAAACCAATGAGCAGTTAATTGTCTGGCAGCGTTTTCAAGACAAAATTTTAATCAAATCAAAATCTTATAATTCAGTTGCCAATGACACACTTCCAATTAGTCTTTCAGTAAAATCAAATAATTACGAACCAACGTTATATGCTTTTGATATTGCTGCATTTAGTAAAGATTCGGCAAATATAGTTATTGATGTTACTAAATTCTATAGCACAGATGTAAAAGCAATCAGCGGAATTTCAGCAGAAATGCGAGACATCTATAAAGTAAAAGGTTTAGATGATTCGAGAAGCTTCATTAATGCAATGAAAAGTTTTCCGATGAATATCGAAGTAATTCAGGATTTTACATACAATGCTTCGAAACCTTCGATGTTAGAAGAATCAGAATCTATAAGTATTCAAATGAATCAATCTATGATTTTGCTTCCAGAAATTCCAATGAAACCAAGGTTAGCAGATCCGCGTGTGGGCTGGTTTACTGTAAGTCAATACGATTACGGCAGTAACGAACTAAAATCTGATTTGAAAACTTATATCAGACGTTGGAGATTGGAGCCAAAAGATCCAGAAGCCTACAACAGAGGAGAATTGGTAGAGCCAATAAAACCAATTGTATACTATCTCGATCCTGCAACTCCTGAAAAATTAAAAAAATACATTAAACAAGGAATCGAAGAATGGCAGAAACCGTTTGAATCTGCGGGATTTAAAAACGCCATAATTGCCAAAGAAGCACCAACGAAAGAAGAAGATCCAGATTTTAGTCCAGAAGATATACGCTATTCTGTGATTCGCTATGTAGCCAGTACAACACGAAATGCAGTAGGGCCGAGTGTTTCAGATCCTAGAACAGGAGAAATTATAGAAAGTGATGTAATTTGGTACCACAATCATTTACGATCGTATAGAAATAGATATTTATTAGAGACTGGAGCAGCAAATCCGTCAGCGAGAACCTTGCAGACCAGTGACGAAGAAATGGGCGAAATGATGCGAATGGTAATTGCTCACGAAGTAGGACACGCACTGGGTTTTCCTCATAATATGGGTGCAAGCTGTGCTTATGATGTGGAGAGTTATCGAAATGGCGATTTTACTCAGCAAAACGGAATCTCAGCCAGTATAATGGATTATGCCCGTTTTAATTATATTGCGCAGCCAGGCGATAAAAATATACGTTTTGTACGTAAAATGGGTGCGTACGATCAATATGCGGTAAATTGGGGATACAGAGCGATCCCGAATGTGAAATCTCCACAAGACGAAGTACCAACTTTAGACAAATGGATTTTGGATAAAGCAGCAAATCCGATTTACAAATTTGGAAAACAAAGCAGTGCTTTTGATCCGAGTTCTCAAACAGAAGACATTGGAAATAATTC from Flavobacterium fluviale includes these protein-coding regions:
- a CDS encoding zinc-dependent metalloprotease gives rise to the protein MKKFFILSAIALLSLFPSKSFAQSKKKKDSKEVPAAPPEKKPESSIKDYNKVITKDAVSDEGLFTVHKVDKKYYFEIPNKYLNKDMLLVSRLAKLPSNLGGGYVNAGSETNEQLIVWQRFQDKILIKSKSYNSVANDTLPISLSVKSNNYEPTLYAFDIAAFSKDSANIVIDVTKFYSTDVKAISGISAEMRDIYKVKGLDDSRSFINAMKSFPMNIEVIQDFTYNASKPSMLEESESISIQMNQSMILLPEIPMKPRLADPRVGWFTVSQYDYGSNELKSDLKTYIRRWRLEPKDPEAYNRGELVEPIKPIVYYLDPATPEKLKKYIKQGIEEWQKPFESAGFKNAIIAKEAPTKEEDPDFSPEDIRYSVIRYVASTTRNAVGPSVSDPRTGEIIESDVIWYHNHLRSYRNRYLLETGAANPSARTLQTSDEEMGEMMRMVIAHEVGHALGFPHNMGASCAYDVESYRNGDFTQQNGISASIMDYARFNYIAQPGDKNIRFVRKMGAYDQYAVNWGYRAIPNVKSPQDEVPTLDKWILDKAANPIYKFGKQSSAFDPSSQTEDIGNNSMKASSYALKNLEYVAGHLSEWTSTATNDYEDLNELYKELLDCWGRYVGHVVTNVGGIYENTKKPNQAGSVYEVVPKAKQIEAMNWLQKNAFESPTWIVNTKTLQNTEFAGYTEKFRNVQVRQLNNLMTLGRVGRLMDNEILSGDNYKALDFFKDIRRGIWKEAAAASNVTVYRRNLQRAYIDRMGFLMTEEIKPTDRSTIYYNVSQSDLRALVRGELSALRKSLVAAKAGGINTETKYHYEDCIKRIDLILNPIK